The DNA sequence attctatttttattgttcaatatcctctacataatttctattatgctcaatcataacagtccttatgttggaaactatgacaatctcaagtcaaaggattaagacataactactttgagattctttttttttttttgaaatggggagTGGGGGATTCGAACCTgagatctctcagatttactcggATGCACTTACCACCAGGCTAAGCCTGTGAGTGCGgttcatccaatactttgttctctaacaagtatttatgattattgaattatatcaacatatacataatcatctcatgattatcaatcaataatcatactagctatattttattattatcaacataataataagtaaccaggaatgataatcattattatgtaacatacaaacaaataataatgatgataAAAAACCTCTAATATTAATAATCAAAGCGACATACAAAAAAGgttcaagataatggcctagggtaAATACACTAACAGTTTTCTACTCTAAGATCTTCTAGAAGTTTACGGTACTCATTGATTTGCATTTTGATATCTTTTTCTTCAATCATTtcccatttataaaaattgtcaattacaaatttttattttgcagCATCCTCAGCAATATATTTCAGGTTCATTGAACCCCATATTTTCTTGGCTTTTACCACATACAAAACAATGTCCTTTCTTTTTAAAGGTGGGATTATTGAACTTGTTTTGATAATCATATTTCTTATTTTCGTACCTGTTATTTGATTTGTGTACTTTTTCTTGTACAAGATTTGCTCTTGTAGTCAGCTCTTTACCTTTTGCAGCTTCAAGTTTCCTCATGTTTGTATCTTCAATGATGATATGGGTGACGAGATCTGACAGTGTCAACTGTTTGTGCTTGTGTTTCAATTGTTGCTTGTAGTCACTCCaggaatttgataatttttctaTCAGCAGTCCAGCCACAAATTCATCTTGTAGAGTGATGTTTTCTGCTCTAAGATCTTCTAGAAGTTTATGGTACTCATTGATTTGCATTTTGATGTCTTTTTCTTCAATCATTtcccatttataaaaattgccaattacaaatttttatttttcagcaTCCTCAACAGTATATTTCAGGTTCATTGAATCCCATACTTCCTTGGCTTTTACCACATACAAAACAATGTCCTTTCTTTTTAAAGGTGGGATTATTAAACTTATGTTTGTAATCAGATTTCTTATTTTCGTACCTGTTATTTGATTTATGCACCTTTTCTTATACGAGATTTGCTCTTGTAGTTAGTTGATTACCTTTTGCAACTtcaagtttcctcctattggtaTCTTCAATGATGATATGGATGATGAGATCTGACAGTGTCAACTGTTTGTACTTGTATTTCAATTGTTGCTTATTGTCACTCCAGGAATTTGGTAATTTTTCTATCAGTAGTCCAGCTACAAATTCATCTTGTAGATTGATATTTTCTGCTCTAAGATCTTCTAGAAGTTTATGGTACTCATTGATTTGCATTTTGATGTCTTTTTCTTCAATCATTtcccatttataaaaattgccaattacaaatttttattttccagCATCCTCAGCAGTATATTTCAGGTTCATTGAATCCCATACTTCCTTGGCTTTTACCACATACAAAACAATGTCCTTTCTTTTTAAAGGTGGGATTATTAAACTTATGTTTgtaatcaaattttttattttcgtaCCTGTTATTTGATTTATGCACCTTTTCTTATACGAGATTTGCTCTTGTAGTTAGCTGATTACCTTTTGCAACTTCAAGTTCCCTCCTATTGGTATCTTCAATGATGATATGGGTGATGAGATCTGACAGTGTCAACTGTTTGTGCTTGTATTTCAATTGTTGCTTGTTGTCACTCCAGGAATTTGGTAATTTTTCTATCAGTAGTCCAGCTACAAATTCATCTTGTAGAGTGATATTTTCTGCTCTAAGATCTTCTAGAAGTTTATGGTACTTATTGATTTGCATTTTGATGTCTTTTTCTTCAATCATTtaccatttataaaaattgccaattacaaatttttattttccagCATCCTCAGCAGTATATTTCAGGTTCATTGAATCCCATATTTCCTTGGCTTTTACCACATTCAAAACAATGTCCTTTCTTTTTAAAGGTGGGATTATTAAACTTATGTTTGTAATCAGATTTCTTATTTTCGTACCTGTTATTTGATTTGTGCACTTTTTCTTGTACAAGATTTGCTCTTGTAGTCAGCTGATTACCTTTTGCAGCTTCAAGTTCCCTCTTATTTGTATCTTCAATGATGATATGGGTGATGAGATCTGATAGTGTCAACTGTTTGTGCTTGTGTTTCAATTGTTGCTTGTAGTCACTCTAGGAATTTGGTAATTTTTCTATCAGCAATCTAGCCACAAATTCATCTTGTAGAGTGATGTTTTCTTCTCTAAGATATTCTAGAAGTTTATGGTACTCATTGATTTGCATTTTGATGTCTTTTTCTTCAATCATTtcctatttataaaaattgccaattacaaatttttatttttcagcaTCCTCAGCAGTATATTTCAAGTTCATTGAATCCCAtattttcttggctttcttGTAGGATTAGTAGACATTAAAGAGATCGTTAGAAAGAGTACTGATAATTGTATGTCTATATACcttatttgtaatacccggctcgagtccggcatcggaattcctgtagtccggtggaatctcgggtgtcggaaccctcgagaagggtaatgcataggttttccaaggtattttcacttgttttcatgttttgaagtgttaaagacttgagttttgaaagcaaagcaacaagggagaaatgcaaaggttcggccgccgaaggtcactttcggccgccgaacattgcatggttgcggcttcacgttcggctgccgaaggtggtctggccagccacctataaaagggccaagggtcggtggaaggaggttatttctcctccacttgcagctagaggtgagtttcagcctctcctacgttgactttcatggttttcatgattttcatcaaatgtttcaagagttttaagagttttggtgacttatgaaggttttgagcaaaagaaccaagttttgaagcttggagcttggaagagcttttcttcatatctccacgttaggatccttcatcctcacgttgtgtaagaggtaagtgaagatcctgagcttctttgatgattttgaacggTTTTcggaagtttgtatgggtagtatgcatgtgtaggtttaggggaggtttttggtgatttgtggtgttcaaacatgtttaagtgttatgtgctatgtttgtttggggttttagggtagtgttagacccctttgtgcatatctatgtgtatatgctagttgggagtagttgatatgcatgtgtgtaggtttttgggcaaagtttgcatgaaatagagcagggttctgtccttcgggcaaaaccgggttcggccgccgaaggaaggttcggccgtcgaacccctgtggaggcagtttcggctgccaaaggttgcccccgaaagctaggctgtcgggttagacagagactttcggccgccgaaagagggagttcggccgccgaaagtgtgtgagtttcgtctctggacgagaccttcggccgccgaaggtgccgccgaacatgcatgagtttcatctctggagtggggtttcggccgccgaacctgccgccgaaagtgccctgtccagctttcttttgcatgttttgtttgtgatggttttaggaatgtttagagggattttggggagtttctgagAGATATTCTGGAGTgagtttggttcctcatttgagtccacctgtgtaggtacggaccagaggaatcagggaaatcagcagtgagtccagtgtcagaacctgcagagtcagttcagagataactacaggtgagtggaacttaacttaatgttttaatatgagaactgcatcttttatcatgcttcatgcatcatgactatgctatagggtgagtgcattagtgtacacgactatgatgcattgcatttatccttgtacttggcactgctccttgtacattgtttctatgagacggcacggacttcgtgaggattcattagccctcagaggaaagacctggaacagccctacggggaccaggcacaaagacctggaacagccctacggggaccaggcacatggtactccggtaccctagatgagatagagggagttttgatccgtccggccgaggtgatgtgcttatgtgttgcattccatgagagcatgttttagcacctgttattttattactgttctactcactgggctagcgtagctcatccctctcccctaactacagttgtgcaggttcagaggtcagagagactTCAGCAGGGTACatgaagagtacagagtggtgtaatagctagtggtcatgtaaatgtatagagatagtgtctatgtacagtgtatagaatggtgcttgattataagagttgtaTCCCTTCTTGTGTTTTCCCATGATCAGTTTATATTACATAtatttgttgtatgtttataagaaaaccaggcttaacattatgagtttgatccgcctagagcaatgaggagctctagtagggattgttagagatcagagatagtgcatgcacaggttaagccttggatttttacagaaaatgtatgatcatgtatgggatttcacaggtatacagacaggatagcaggcttactacgggtcccggcgaccttaagtcgatctggatcctagtgccggtggcagttcggtttccgggctgttacattattAGAATAGGCCCAGATTTCATGTAACTTTGGATCA is a window from the Manihot esculenta cultivar AM560-2 chromosome 16, M.esculenta_v8, whole genome shotgun sequence genome containing:
- the LOC110603995 gene encoding stress response protein NST1-like, producing MSAFIKEEGVESKEEEEEEDGDEDDDGDEDDDDEDDDEGGEDDEDDEVQVLQSSRGPPVQSADDDEDDDNEDDDEDDDGEGGDDDNDDDDDEEENDDEDEDGEEESDYKQQLKHKHKQLTLSDLITHIIIEDTNKRELEAAKEKDIKMQINKYHKLLEDLRAENITLQDEFVAGLLIEKLPNSWSDNKQQLKYKHKQLTLSDLITHIIIEDTNRRELEVAKEKDIKMQINEYHKLLEDLRAENINLQDEFVAGLLIEKLPNSWSDNKQQLKYKYKQLTLSDLIIHIIIEDTNRRKLEVAKEKDIKMQINEYHKLLEDLRAENITLQDEFVAGLLIEKLSNSWSDYKQQLKHKHKQLTLSDLVTHIIIEDTNMRKLEAAKGKELTTRANLVQEKWENEKNICIMYKTKSDSRTASILSKGKVLLKLTSNKTLILNEVLYVPNMRANLIYAALLEKAGIKVSFKSNKIVLTKNEIFVGKGYCNQGRFVLNVSAITNKNAFSSAYLIDSLIYGMLD